Proteins encoded by one window of Burkholderia plantarii:
- the pbpG gene encoding D-alanyl-D-alanine endopeptidase, translating to MKASLFSPLKMMHGAALGTAVSVAVSMLVASVAVAPADAVAAPAKSTKSAKAAASAKGKKRTVAAEKKAAHVAAAEAPHRGRRHVTLAAGPGHHHGAVRRVAFQPRQQSVGQAFGLHDTPDALALRSSVAYVVDQATSEPLLDKNSHAVVPIASISKLMTAMVVLDSKAPLEEQIAVTDEDRDYEKGTGSRLSVGSVLSREDMLHIALMASENRAAAALSRYYPGGRPAFIAAMNAKAKSLGMTDTHFENSTGLTSLNVSSARDLVKMIDAAYQYPLIRRFSTDRTYTVFTGKRSLVYNSTNALVRNPSWDIGLQKTGFINEAGECLVMQTTIHGKPIVMVLLDSFGKYSRTADASRVRNWLDAGGGERLTAANTGAGGT from the coding sequence CAGTGTCGGTGGCTGTCTCGATGCTCGTCGCATCGGTCGCCGTCGCGCCCGCGGATGCCGTTGCCGCGCCCGCCAAATCCACCAAATCCGCGAAAGCGGCCGCGTCCGCCAAGGGCAAGAAGCGGACCGTCGCCGCCGAGAAGAAAGCCGCCCACGTGGCCGCCGCCGAAGCGCCGCACCGCGGCCGCCGGCACGTCACGCTCGCGGCCGGCCCGGGCCACCATCACGGTGCCGTGCGCCGCGTCGCGTTCCAGCCGCGCCAGCAGTCGGTCGGTCAGGCGTTCGGCCTGCATGACACGCCCGACGCGCTCGCGCTGCGTTCGAGCGTGGCCTACGTCGTCGATCAGGCCACCTCCGAGCCGCTGCTCGACAAGAATTCGCATGCCGTCGTGCCGATCGCCTCGATCTCGAAGCTGATGACTGCGATGGTCGTGCTCGATTCGAAGGCGCCGCTCGAGGAGCAGATCGCGGTCACCGACGAGGATCGCGACTACGAGAAGGGCACCGGTTCGCGCCTGTCGGTGGGCTCGGTGCTGTCGCGCGAGGACATGCTCCACATCGCGCTGATGGCCTCCGAGAACCGCGCCGCGGCCGCCCTGTCGCGCTACTACCCGGGTGGCCGTCCGGCGTTCATCGCGGCGATGAACGCGAAGGCGAAGTCGCTTGGCATGACCGACACGCATTTCGAGAACTCGACGGGTCTGACGAGTCTCAACGTGTCGAGCGCGCGCGACCTCGTCAAGATGATCGACGCCGCGTACCAGTACCCGCTGATCCGCCGCTTCTCGACCGACCGCACCTATACGGTGTTCACCGGCAAGCGCTCGCTCGTCTACAACAGCACGAACGCGCTAGTGCGCAATCCGTCGTGGGACATCGGGCTGCAGAAGACCGGCTTCATCAACGAGGCCGGCGAGTGCCTCGTGATGCAGACGACGATCCACGGCAAGCCGATCGTGATGGTGCTGCTCGATTCGTTCGGCAAGTACTCGCGCACCGCCGATGCCTCGCGCGTGCGCAACTGGCTCGACGCCGGCGGCGGCGAGCGTCTGACGGCGGCGAACACGGGCGCCGGCGGCACCTGA